In a single window of the Pseudorca crassidens isolate mPseCra1 chromosome 9, mPseCra1.hap1, whole genome shotgun sequence genome:
- the LOC137231301 gene encoding hemoglobin subunit beta-like: protein MVHLTGEEKSAVTALWGKVNVEEVGGEALGRLLVVYPWTQRFFESFGDLSTADAVMKNPKVKKHGQKVLASFGEGLKHLDDLKGTFAALSELHCDKLHVDPENFRLLGNVLVVVLARHFGKEFTPELQSAYQKVVAGVANALAHKYH from the exons ATGGTGCATCTGACTGGTGAGGAGAAGTCTGCCGTCACTGCCCTATGGGGCAAGGTGAACGTGGAGGAAGTTGGTGGTGAGGCCCTGGGCAG GCTGCTGGTTGTCTACCCCTGGACTCAGAGGTTCTTTGAGTCCTTTGGGGACCTGTCCACTGCTGATGCTGTTATGAAAAACCCTAAGGTGAAGAAACATGGCCAAAAGGTGCTAGCCTCCTTTGGTGAGGGTCTGAAGCATCTCGACGACCTCAAGGGTACATTTGCTGCGCTGAGTGAGCTGCACTGTGACAAGCTGCACGTGGATCCTGAGAACTTCAGG CTCCTAGGCAACGTGCTGGTGGTTGTGCTGGCTCGCCACTTTGGCAAGGAATTCACCCCGGAGCTTCAGTCTGCCTATCAGAAGGTGGTGGCCGGTGTGGCTAATGCCTTGGCCCACAAGTACCACTGA